Proteins found in one Arthrobacter pascens genomic segment:
- a CDS encoding ABC transporter permease — protein MNFEWLGRQFDNIVFLLGWHVLLAVAPLILGLLIALPLGWWAHRSRRIYPLLVGAAGLLYTVPSLALFVLLPLVLGTKILDPLNIVAALTIYTVALLVRVVADALDAVPEDTVQAAKAMGYRGYQSLLKVELPVGVPVICAGLRVAAVSNVSLVSVAALLGIPQLGSLFTQGFQLRFFTPIIAGIILCVVLAMILDGLIILINRWLTPWTPKVVAS, from the coding sequence ATGAACTTTGAGTGGCTGGGACGCCAGTTCGACAACATCGTGTTCCTGCTCGGCTGGCACGTCCTGCTGGCCGTTGCGCCGCTGATCCTCGGCCTGCTCATCGCGCTGCCCCTGGGCTGGTGGGCGCACCGCAGCCGCCGGATCTACCCCCTGCTGGTGGGCGCCGCAGGCCTCCTCTACACAGTTCCCTCGCTGGCGCTGTTTGTGTTGCTGCCCCTGGTCCTGGGCACCAAGATCCTCGATCCCCTCAACATCGTGGCCGCACTGACCATCTACACGGTGGCCCTGCTGGTCCGTGTGGTGGCGGACGCCCTGGATGCCGTCCCCGAGGACACCGTCCAGGCCGCCAAGGCCATGGGCTACCGCGGCTACCAGAGCCTGTTGAAGGTTGAGCTTCCGGTGGGCGTTCCGGTCATCTGCGCCGGCCTCCGAGTGGCAGCGGTCTCCAACGTCAGCCTCGTATCGGTTGCCGCGCTGCTGGGCATTCCGCAGCTCGGCTCCCTCTTCACTCAGGGCTTCCAGCTCCGGTTCTTCACCCCCATCATTGCCGGCATCATCCTCTGCGTGGTCCTGGCGATGATCCTTGACGGCCTGATCATTCTCATCAACCGGTGGCTGACACCGTGGACCCCCAAGGTGGTGGCATCATGA
- a CDS encoding allantoate amidohydrolase, with product METVNQLLDSIKDVGRDAVRGGYSRAVYSTAELDLRSWFIEQARQRGLDVETDRNGIIWAWWGNPQDGALVTGSHLDSVPGGGAFDGPLGVASALAAVDLLKARRIQPRRSLAITAFPEEEGSRFGVACLGSRLLTGAIDVDKARNLRDGDGNTFADVARANGLDPRHIGTDPEAMARIGDFVELHVEQGIGLGAHGPSIAVGSSILGHGRWKLSISGQGNHAGTTLMADRADPMVAAAQTILAVRQAASREPDARATVGRIIPVPGGTNVIASRVDLWLDARHPDDAVTARVVEAIHGRAQRVAAEEGCTVTLTEESYSGTVHFDPGLTRSISAMLPGAPVLATGAGHDAGVLAGFVPSAMLFVRNPSGISHSPEEHVTDEDADAGAAALADVLAGLL from the coding sequence GTGGAAACCGTCAATCAGCTCCTTGACTCCATCAAGGATGTGGGCCGCGATGCGGTCCGCGGAGGCTATTCCCGGGCCGTCTACTCGACGGCGGAACTCGACCTGAGGTCCTGGTTCATCGAGCAGGCACGGCAGCGTGGCCTGGACGTCGAGACCGACCGCAACGGCATCATCTGGGCGTGGTGGGGCAATCCCCAGGACGGCGCCCTGGTGACCGGCAGCCACCTTGACTCCGTTCCCGGCGGCGGGGCCTTTGATGGTCCCCTGGGGGTCGCCTCCGCGCTGGCCGCCGTCGATCTCCTCAAAGCCCGGAGAATCCAGCCACGCCGCTCCCTGGCCATTACCGCCTTCCCGGAAGAGGAGGGTTCCCGCTTCGGAGTGGCCTGCCTCGGGTCCCGCCTTCTGACCGGAGCCATCGACGTCGACAAAGCGCGGAACCTGCGCGACGGTGACGGCAATACGTTCGCCGACGTTGCACGCGCCAACGGCCTTGATCCCCGCCACATCGGCACCGATCCGGAAGCTATGGCCAGGATCGGCGACTTCGTTGAACTCCACGTGGAACAAGGCATCGGCCTGGGCGCCCACGGCCCGAGTATCGCCGTCGGCAGTTCCATCCTGGGCCACGGCCGCTGGAAGCTGAGTATCAGCGGCCAGGGAAACCATGCCGGCACCACCCTGATGGCCGACCGGGCGGATCCCATGGTGGCCGCGGCCCAGACCATCCTGGCTGTCCGGCAGGCCGCTTCCCGCGAGCCCGATGCACGCGCCACAGTGGGCCGGATCATTCCTGTACCAGGTGGCACTAACGTCATCGCTTCCCGGGTAGACCTGTGGCTTGACGCCCGTCATCCGGACGACGCCGTCACCGCACGGGTGGTTGAAGCAATTCACGGCAGGGCACAGAGGGTCGCGGCGGAAGAAGGGTGCACTGTCACCCTGACCGAGGAGTCCTACAGCGGCACGGTCCATTTTGATCCAGGCCTGACCCGAAGCATCAGCGCGATGCTGCCGGGAGCGCCCGTGCTGGCCACCGGGGCAGGTCATGACGCCGGTGTGCTGGCCGGGTTTGTGCCGTCCGCCATGCTGTTCGTCCGGAACCCGAGCGGAATCTCGCACTCGCCGGAGGAGCACGTGACGGATGAGGACGCCGACGCCGGCGCTGCCGCACTCGCGGACGTCCTGGCAGGCCTGCTGTGA
- a CDS encoding ThuA domain-containing protein — protein MSNTAPIRVTVWSENRHEQEHEHVAKLYPQGMHGAVKEGIEENLGAAVDVHTATLDEPEHGLTEEVLANTDVLTWWGHMAHGDVDDEIVERVHRHVLAGMGLIVLHSGHWSKIFTKLMGTTCTLRWRSEQDRELVWTVDPTHPIAKGVPHPIIIDEQEMYGEFFDIPTPEELVFISSFSGGEVFRSGCTFRRGHGKIFYFSPGDQDYPVYHHKDIRRVISNAVQWAVTDRPRRELPELLRYDTNEFYKGAGYQGATAIYEENNA, from the coding sequence ATGAGTAACACCGCCCCGATCAGGGTCACCGTCTGGAGCGAAAACCGGCACGAGCAGGAACACGAGCACGTGGCCAAGCTCTACCCCCAGGGAATGCACGGCGCCGTCAAGGAGGGCATCGAGGAAAACCTGGGTGCCGCCGTCGACGTCCACACCGCCACGCTGGACGAACCCGAGCACGGCCTCACCGAGGAAGTCCTGGCCAACACGGACGTCCTCACGTGGTGGGGCCATATGGCCCACGGCGACGTCGACGACGAAATCGTCGAACGCGTCCACCGCCACGTGCTCGCCGGCATGGGCCTGATCGTGCTCCATTCCGGCCACTGGTCCAAGATCTTCACCAAGCTCATGGGCACCACGTGCACCCTGCGCTGGCGCAGCGAGCAGGACCGGGAACTCGTGTGGACGGTGGATCCCACCCACCCCATCGCCAAGGGCGTGCCACATCCCATCATCATCGACGAGCAGGAAATGTACGGCGAATTCTTCGACATCCCCACCCCGGAGGAACTGGTCTTCATCAGCTCGTTCAGCGGCGGCGAGGTCTTCCGTTCCGGCTGCACCTTCCGCCGCGGCCACGGCAAGATCTTCTACTTCAGCCCCGGAGACCAGGACTACCCCGTGTACCACCACAAGGACATCCGACGGGTGATCTCCAACGCCGTCCAGTGGGCCGTCACGGACCGGCCCCGGCGCGAGCTCCCGGAGCTGCTGCGGTACGACACCAACGAGTTTTACAAGGGCGCCGGATACCAGGGCGCCACCGCGATCTACGAGGAAAACAACGCATGA
- a CDS encoding sugar ABC transporter substrate-binding protein — MKSAFTKTKAAAVTVTAIAALPLILSGCGASSPAASGPVSELTVVDYYNNEPDKTVIGDTLVACGTESGVTIKRETVPGKSLIAKVLQQASSKTLPDVLMLDNPDLQQIASSGALAPLSDFKISTDNYPQGILSAGTYKDKVYGLAPTVNTIALFYNKDLLDQAGVTPPKTWDELKAAAAKLTSGGQYGLAFDANATYEGTWQFLPFMWSNGGDEKNIATPETAEALELWTDLVKSGSVSSSALNWTQADVNDQFIAGKAAMMVNGPWQIPVLDKQSALHYGVVNIPVKDSTKTAVGPLGGEVWTVPQTGNKAKQAKAAEIVGCMNSDKNQLAMAKARNTIPSKSTLAAQFAAENPKLASFTELVKTARARTGQLGEDWPAQATKIYTAIQNALTDKANATDALKQAQEG; from the coding sequence ATGAAGTCAGCTTTCACAAAAACCAAGGCCGCCGCCGTCACCGTTACAGCGATCGCGGCGCTTCCGCTGATCCTCTCCGGCTGCGGGGCCAGCAGTCCCGCGGCAAGCGGGCCGGTTTCCGAACTCACGGTGGTGGACTACTACAACAATGAGCCCGACAAGACCGTCATCGGTGACACACTGGTTGCCTGCGGAACCGAGTCCGGTGTCACCATCAAACGGGAAACGGTGCCCGGCAAATCCCTCATTGCCAAAGTCCTGCAGCAGGCATCCTCCAAGACCCTGCCGGACGTCCTCATGCTGGACAACCCCGACCTCCAGCAGATTGCCTCCAGCGGAGCCCTGGCGCCACTGAGCGACTTCAAGATCAGTACGGACAATTATCCGCAGGGCATCCTGAGCGCCGGCACGTACAAGGACAAGGTGTACGGACTGGCGCCTACGGTGAACACCATCGCGCTCTTCTACAACAAGGACCTGCTCGACCAGGCCGGAGTGACCCCGCCCAAGACCTGGGATGAACTCAAGGCGGCAGCAGCGAAACTGACCTCCGGCGGCCAGTACGGACTGGCCTTCGACGCCAACGCCACCTATGAGGGAACCTGGCAGTTCCTGCCGTTTATGTGGTCCAACGGCGGCGATGAGAAGAACATTGCCACCCCGGAAACGGCCGAGGCGCTGGAACTCTGGACGGACCTCGTCAAGAGCGGATCGGTGTCCTCCTCCGCGCTGAACTGGACCCAGGCCGACGTCAACGATCAGTTCATAGCGGGCAAGGCCGCCATGATGGTCAACGGTCCCTGGCAGATTCCGGTGCTGGACAAGCAAAGTGCCCTCCACTACGGCGTGGTGAACATCCCGGTCAAGGATTCAACCAAGACGGCCGTCGGTCCGCTGGGCGGAGAGGTCTGGACCGTGCCGCAGACAGGCAACAAGGCCAAGCAGGCAAAGGCCGCGGAAATCGTCGGCTGCATGAACAGCGACAAGAACCAGTTGGCCATGGCGAAGGCCCGCAACACCATTCCATCCAAGTCCACCCTTGCGGCGCAGTTCGCCGCCGAGAACCCCAAGCTCGCCTCGTTCACCGAGCTGGTCAAGACCGCCCGTGCCCGCACCGGGCAGCTCGGCGAGGACTGGCCCGCCCAGGCAACCAAGATCTACACCGCGATCCAGAACGCGCTGACGGACAAGGCCAACGCCACGGATGCCCTCAAACAGGCGCAGGAAGGCTAG
- a CDS encoding carbohydrate ABC transporter permease, giving the protein MTTNTQLNSAGTERPVGSRSGPAAARYRQGGTTALAIVFLSIMLFPVYWMINASLQPNGTTLQTSWLPLAPDFSGYATAISQQGRNLGTSLMVALGSVVFSLAIAAPAAYALAYFKVRGAGVVLFAILISQMIPGIVVANALYTAYNDLGLLNSIPGLILADSSHGIPFAILIIRAFMNNMPASVIEAAKVDGAGHLRAFWSIVLPLSRNALITAGLFTFLFTWSDFLFALTLTTTDDVRPVTLGIYQYIGAYVNDWSSVMATAVLASIPAIVLLIVAQKYVAAGTAGGAVK; this is encoded by the coding sequence ATGACCACCAACACGCAGCTGAACAGCGCGGGTACCGAACGTCCCGTGGGGAGCAGGTCCGGTCCGGCTGCCGCCCGCTACAGGCAGGGAGGAACCACAGCCCTGGCGATAGTCTTCCTTTCGATCATGCTTTTCCCCGTCTATTGGATGATCAACGCTTCCCTGCAGCCCAACGGAACCACGCTGCAGACCTCGTGGCTGCCCTTGGCGCCGGACTTCAGCGGCTACGCCACAGCAATCAGCCAGCAGGGCCGGAACCTCGGAACCAGCCTGATGGTGGCCCTGGGCAGCGTGGTGTTCAGCCTGGCCATCGCGGCGCCCGCGGCCTACGCCCTGGCCTATTTCAAGGTCCGCGGCGCGGGCGTTGTGCTCTTCGCCATCCTGATCAGCCAGATGATCCCCGGCATCGTGGTGGCAAACGCGCTGTACACGGCGTACAACGACCTTGGGCTGCTGAATTCCATTCCCGGGCTCATCCTGGCGGATTCCTCGCACGGCATCCCGTTCGCCATCCTCATCATCAGGGCCTTCATGAACAACATGCCCGCGTCCGTCATCGAGGCCGCCAAAGTGGACGGTGCGGGGCATCTCAGGGCCTTCTGGTCGATCGTCCTGCCCCTGAGCCGGAACGCGCTCATCACCGCCGGGCTGTTCACGTTCCTCTTCACCTGGAGCGACTTCCTCTTCGCGCTCACCCTGACCACCACCGACGACGTCCGTCCCGTCACGCTGGGCATCTACCAGTACATCGGGGCGTACGTGAACGACTGGAGCTCCGTCATGGCGACAGCGGTTTTGGCCTCCATCCCCGCCATCGTCCTGCTCATCGTTGCGCAGAAGTACGTGGCTGCCGGCACCGCCGGCGGCGCGGTCAAGTGA
- a CDS encoding carbohydrate ABC transporter permease, whose amino-acid sequence MSAAVQSRLHLTVPETQNDAGPRRPGYRRRERIYQWLFLAPAVAYLVLFFGYPVVKNVLMSFQDYSTGTFYTGEAPWVGFANYVTVLSSSLFSTSLINTALFTAGSIAGQFVLGLALAVFFKRKFPLNGMLRSLLLLPWLLPLIVSSAVWRWILDKDSGALNNFLESAGIISTGIPWLTSTSLALAAVVGVNIWIGIPFNVTVLYGGLQDIPDELYEAASLDGATGWKAFRHVTWPMLRPVVSVVLVLGVVYTLKVLDIILGLTNGGPANSTQTIATQSYALSFQDFKFGEGAAMGNILVLISLVFAVLYLRVNRRAVDE is encoded by the coding sequence ATGTCAGCAGCAGTCCAATCGAGGCTTCACCTCACGGTGCCGGAAACACAGAACGACGCCGGTCCCCGCCGCCCGGGCTACCGGCGACGGGAGCGCATCTACCAGTGGCTTTTCCTTGCCCCGGCTGTGGCCTATCTCGTGCTTTTCTTCGGCTACCCGGTGGTGAAGAACGTCCTGATGAGCTTCCAGGACTACAGCACCGGCACTTTCTACACGGGGGAAGCCCCCTGGGTGGGCTTTGCCAACTACGTGACCGTCCTGTCGTCGTCGTTGTTCTCCACCTCGCTGATCAACACCGCCCTCTTCACGGCCGGCTCGATTGCCGGGCAGTTCGTGCTGGGCCTGGCACTGGCGGTTTTCTTCAAGCGCAAGTTCCCGCTCAACGGGATGCTGCGCTCCCTCCTGCTCCTGCCGTGGCTGCTGCCGCTCATCGTGTCCAGCGCCGTGTGGCGCTGGATTCTGGACAAGGACAGCGGGGCACTGAACAACTTCCTGGAGAGCGCCGGGATCATCAGCACCGGGATCCCGTGGCTGACCAGCACGTCACTGGCCCTGGCCGCCGTCGTCGGGGTCAACATCTGGATCGGCATCCCGTTTAACGTCACGGTCCTGTACGGCGGTCTGCAGGACATCCCCGACGAACTGTATGAGGCGGCGTCGCTGGATGGTGCCACTGGGTGGAAGGCGTTCCGCCACGTTACCTGGCCCATGCTCCGGCCCGTGGTCAGCGTGGTCCTGGTGCTGGGAGTGGTCTACACCCTGAAGGTCCTGGACATCATCCTGGGCCTGACCAACGGCGGTCCGGCCAACTCCACCCAGACCATCGCCACGCAGTCGTACGCCCTGTCGTTCCAGGACTTCAAGTTCGGCGAGGGCGCGGCGATGGGCAACATCCTGGTGTTGATATCGCTGGTGTTCGCAGTTCTCTATCTCCGCGTCAACCGACGCGCAGTTGACGAGTGA
- a CDS encoding ATP-binding cassette domain-containing protein — protein MIRFESVSKAYPDGTVAVDGLDLEAPTGKLTVLVGPSGCGKTTSLRMINRLIEPTSGTIYLDDQPTSGMDAALLRRRIGYVIQHAGLFPHRTIVDNIATMPLLLGESRQKARLRALELMERVGLPETFAKRYPWQLSGGQQQRVGVARALASDPAFMLMDEPFSAVDPVVRAQLQEEFLRLQREIGKTIIMVTHDIDEALKLGDQVAVMRVGGKVAQMATPSELLTNPADEFVADFVGRDRGYRSLGFTDAAGSVAVREEAAVQLGASAAEAQSKATGAWVLVVDGNRKPLGWAQPELVRDELKREHLNLSGTSAHVSGTMRQLLDAALSSPSRRGVVVDASGELVGTVTATDVIKAIEAEPHLETAR, from the coding sequence ATGATCAGGTTTGAAAGTGTTAGCAAGGCCTATCCCGACGGGACAGTGGCTGTGGATGGTCTGGATCTTGAAGCCCCCACGGGCAAGCTGACCGTCCTGGTTGGGCCGTCAGGCTGCGGAAAGACCACCTCGCTGCGGATGATCAACCGCCTCATCGAACCCACCAGCGGGACCATATACCTCGATGACCAGCCCACCTCCGGCATGGACGCAGCATTGCTTCGCCGCCGGATCGGCTACGTCATCCAGCACGCCGGCCTGTTTCCACACCGCACCATCGTGGACAATATCGCCACCATGCCCCTGCTCCTCGGCGAGAGCCGGCAGAAGGCCCGCCTCCGGGCGTTGGAACTGATGGAGCGGGTGGGGCTGCCTGAAACCTTCGCCAAACGCTATCCCTGGCAGCTTTCGGGCGGGCAGCAACAGCGCGTGGGCGTTGCCCGGGCCCTGGCCTCGGACCCCGCCTTCATGCTGATGGATGAACCCTTCAGCGCGGTGGACCCGGTGGTCCGGGCACAGCTTCAGGAGGAGTTCCTCCGGCTGCAGCGTGAAATCGGCAAGACCATCATCATGGTCACCCACGACATCGATGAAGCCCTCAAACTGGGCGACCAGGTTGCCGTGATGCGGGTGGGAGGGAAAGTCGCCCAGATGGCCACGCCGTCGGAGCTCCTGACCAATCCTGCCGACGAGTTCGTCGCCGACTTCGTGGGCCGCGACCGCGGCTACCGCTCGCTCGGGTTCACCGACGCAGCGGGCAGCGTGGCCGTGAGGGAGGAGGCGGCGGTCCAGCTCGGGGCCTCAGCCGCCGAAGCGCAGAGCAAGGCCACCGGCGCGTGGGTCCTGGTGGTGGACGGGAACAGGAAGCCGCTCGGCTGGGCCCAGCCCGAGCTGGTCCGTGACGAGCTCAAGCGCGAACACCTCAACCTCAGCGGCACCTCCGCGCACGTTTCCGGAACCATGAGGCAGCTGCTCGATGCTGCCCTGTCCTCGCCCTCACGCCGCGGCGTCGTCGTCGATGCTTCCGGCGAGCTGGTGGGTACCGTGACCGCCACAGACGTCATCAAGGCGATTGAGGCTGAACCGCACCTGGAGACGGCCCGATGA
- a CDS encoding formimidoylglutamate deiminase has translation MIRYWCEQAMVDGGNAPAVAERVEIEAQDGRIVGISAGVEPSPDAHVLPGVVFPAAANAHSHAFHRILRGRTHHNRGDFWVWREHMYRSASELTPEAYEELATAVFAEMVVAGFSSVAEFHYVHHQPGGKAYPEPHAMELALARAAAAAGIRLTLLDTLYLAGGIDMPLSPEQARFGDGDVRAWLDRLDSLRAEIARNFPAGMINVGAALHSVRGVPEAALAVVAKELPTDLPLHIHLSEQPAENIACLEAHGLTPTGLLARHGLLSPRLSAVHCTHLTDEDIALLGNAGATVVMCPTTEADLADGIGPARALADAGASIALGTDQHAVIDPWIEMRALEHGERLGSGERGRFSPEELLHAATEGAARSMATPVAPAALQVGAVCDLVAVASDSTRTAGSKPQQLPLSATAADVTSVVINGELLASDGVHRRLGAVGNLLTAALKNFS, from the coding sequence GTGATCCGGTACTGGTGCGAGCAGGCAATGGTCGACGGCGGTAACGCGCCCGCGGTTGCCGAGCGCGTGGAAATCGAGGCCCAGGACGGGCGGATCGTAGGGATTTCTGCCGGCGTTGAACCCTCGCCGGACGCGCATGTCCTGCCCGGCGTTGTTTTCCCCGCCGCGGCCAACGCCCACTCGCATGCCTTCCACCGGATCCTGCGCGGCCGCACGCACCACAACCGCGGCGACTTCTGGGTCTGGCGCGAGCACATGTACCGGAGCGCGTCGGAGCTGACCCCCGAAGCCTACGAGGAGCTCGCAACAGCGGTCTTTGCGGAGATGGTGGTGGCCGGTTTCAGCAGCGTGGCCGAATTCCACTACGTGCACCATCAGCCCGGCGGTAAGGCGTACCCGGAACCGCACGCCATGGAGCTTGCCCTGGCCAGGGCTGCTGCTGCCGCCGGCATCCGGCTGACTCTCCTGGACACGCTGTACCTGGCCGGCGGGATCGACATGCCGCTGAGTCCGGAACAGGCCAGGTTCGGGGACGGTGACGTGCGGGCATGGCTGGACAGGCTGGACTCGCTGCGGGCTGAAATCGCGCGGAACTTCCCGGCCGGCATGATCAACGTGGGCGCTGCGCTGCACTCCGTCCGCGGCGTTCCTGAGGCGGCCCTGGCAGTGGTGGCTAAGGAGCTGCCAACGGATCTGCCCCTGCACATCCATCTGAGCGAGCAGCCCGCGGAGAACATAGCGTGCCTGGAAGCGCATGGGCTGACACCCACCGGGCTGCTGGCCCGGCATGGCCTGCTCAGTCCGCGGCTCTCGGCGGTTCACTGCACGCACCTCACGGACGAGGACATCGCGTTGCTCGGAAATGCGGGGGCAACCGTGGTCATGTGTCCCACCACCGAAGCGGACCTCGCGGACGGAATCGGACCGGCCAGGGCGCTGGCTGACGCGGGCGCCTCCATCGCGCTGGGGACAGATCAGCATGCCGTCATCGATCCCTGGATCGAGATGCGGGCGCTGGAACACGGGGAACGCCTGGGCTCCGGGGAACGCGGCCGGTTCTCTCCCGAGGAGCTGCTCCACGCGGCCACCGAGGGGGCAGCCCGGTCCATGGCCACGCCAGTGGCACCGGCGGCGTTGCAGGTGGGTGCCGTGTGCGACTTGGTGGCCGTGGCGTCCGATTCCACACGGACCGCGGGATCGAAGCCGCAGCAACTCCCTTTGAGCGCCACCGCCGCCGACGTCACGTCAGTGGTCATCAACGGAGAGCTGTTGGCGTCCGACGGCGTGCACCGCCGCCTGGGAGCGGTGGGGAACCTGCTGACGGCAGCCCTGAAGAATTTTTCCTGA
- a CDS encoding LacI family DNA-binding transcriptional regulator, producing the protein MPTSKDVAAAAGVSQSTVSYVMSGKRPISEKTRLRVEAAIEQLTYQPNAGARALASRKSQVIGLVLPITPEAHLGSLMEFIAVIAATARRHDHDILLVTDEEGSQGLERVVGQQLCDGLILMQVEAEDERIPVVRKLRVPAVFIGIPDDSAGLNCIDADFARAGELCVEEMAAAAHTSGVIIGWRPRLVGSRLNYVGRFLGGADAAAQRLGVSLSHVPATSDRGSIEAAVDACIAGMEGKPAFVSPDMTVLELLPRILRERGLEPGKDASVIGMGPAPQALIELQESTVLDLQPRLVSQRAVEILFSLMQADNPDPGGLLELIPPLVTHRHGTAEPPVPVPQSTR; encoded by the coding sequence GTGCCAACCAGCAAGGATGTGGCCGCCGCGGCCGGCGTCTCCCAGAGCACGGTTTCCTACGTCATGAGCGGCAAGCGGCCCATTTCGGAGAAGACGCGCCTGCGGGTGGAAGCTGCAATCGAGCAGCTGACGTACCAGCCGAATGCTGGAGCCCGTGCCCTCGCCAGCCGCAAATCCCAGGTCATCGGACTGGTTCTCCCCATTACCCCCGAAGCACATTTGGGGTCCCTGATGGAATTCATCGCCGTCATCGCAGCCACGGCCCGGCGGCACGATCACGACATCCTGCTGGTTACGGACGAGGAAGGCAGCCAGGGCCTGGAGCGCGTGGTGGGGCAGCAGCTGTGTGACGGTTTGATCCTGATGCAGGTTGAAGCGGAGGACGAGCGGATTCCGGTGGTCCGGAAGCTGCGCGTTCCCGCGGTCTTCATCGGGATCCCGGACGACTCCGCCGGCCTGAACTGCATCGATGCGGACTTTGCCCGGGCCGGTGAACTGTGCGTCGAAGAGATGGCAGCTGCCGCCCACACCAGCGGAGTCATCATCGGCTGGCGCCCCCGGCTGGTCGGGAGCAGGCTGAACTACGTCGGCAGGTTCCTGGGCGGGGCCGATGCCGCCGCACAAAGGTTGGGCGTGTCACTGAGCCATGTTCCCGCGACCTCGGACCGCGGAAGTATTGAAGCCGCGGTGGACGCCTGCATTGCGGGGATGGAGGGGAAGCCAGCCTTCGTTTCCCCTGATATGACCGTTTTGGAACTCCTTCCCCGTATCCTCCGCGAGCGCGGCCTGGAGCCTGGCAAAGATGCGTCCGTCATCGGGATGGGCCCAGCTCCCCAGGCATTGATCGAGCTTCAGGAATCCACCGTCCTGGATCTCCAGCCGAGGCTGGTTTCGCAGCGCGCCGTGGAGATCCTTTTCAGCCTGATGCAGGCAGACAACCCAGACCCGGGGGGACTGCTCGAGCTCATTCCACCGCTGGTGACCCACCGACACGGCACCGCGGAGCCTCCCGTTCCCGTACCTCAGTCCACCCGCTAG
- a CDS encoding IclR family transcriptional regulator, giving the protein MAADSSTRTVERALALLSAVCTDGALSLSDAARVADLSASTALRLLRTLEGSGFVSRDPGGNFRPGASVIQLGALALGHESLVSLCTPAMKGLVAKTGESCYLSIPGPGDTGIYIAIIEGTHSIRHASWVGRSIPLEGSAAGKVLTGRETERGFAVMRSGVEDDVTAVAAPVIMGGRTVAALSIVAPSYRLDEMKAMKIGKDLAMVAKTILTTPSEDHEMPQESMDKK; this is encoded by the coding sequence GTGGCTGCAGATTCCTCAACCCGGACGGTAGAACGGGCCCTGGCGCTCCTAAGTGCCGTCTGCACAGACGGGGCCCTCAGCCTCAGCGACGCCGCACGGGTGGCGGACCTGTCCGCCAGCACGGCCCTTCGCCTTCTTCGGACGCTTGAAGGCAGCGGGTTCGTATCGAGGGATCCGGGTGGAAACTTCAGGCCCGGAGCCAGCGTCATCCAGCTTGGTGCCCTGGCTCTTGGCCACGAATCCCTCGTCTCGCTGTGCACTCCGGCCATGAAGGGGCTCGTCGCGAAGACCGGCGAGTCGTGCTATCTCAGCATTCCCGGCCCTGGGGACACCGGGATCTACATCGCCATCATTGAAGGAACACATTCGATCCGGCACGCCAGCTGGGTCGGCAGAAGCATCCCGTTGGAGGGATCTGCCGCAGGCAAGGTCCTGACCGGCCGTGAAACCGAGCGCGGCTTCGCAGTCATGCGCAGTGGCGTAGAAGATGACGTGACGGCCGTCGCCGCCCCCGTCATCATGGGCGGCAGGACAGTGGCCGCACTGAGCATCGTGGCGCCCAGCTACCGGCTGGACGAAATGAAGGCTATGAAAATCGGCAAGGACCTGGCGATGGTGGCCAAGACCATCCTCACCACGCCCTCCGAAGACCATGAAATGCCCCAGGAAAGCATGGATAAGAAATGA